The Malassezia japonica chromosome 8, complete sequence genome includes a window with the following:
- the DUS1 gene encoding tRNA-dihydrouridine(16/17) synthase [NAD(P)(+)] (BUSCO:EOG09262Q6S; COG:J; EggNog:ENOG503NV6J), producing MSTNSTQHTDIPTLDSFPETGVPKHAKLGGYELYRSLGSPQRIVAPMVDQSELAWRVLSRRYGSQLVYTPMINAKVYVQKNKGAHRVREAYFNQALNEEGAHTLKLGENSDSDRPLIVQFCANDPAALLEAAQSVQDKCDAVDLNLGCPQQIAKRGHFGAFLQEDWHLIFSLINTLHRELKVPVTAKFRVYDSLEKTLAYAKMIERAGAQMVTVHGRTREMKGHKTGLADWAKIKAVKEALSVPVFANGNMLFPQDWRDCIAFTGCDGVMSAEGNLYNPTLFHDLEPDLASLAVQGKDHSAFDALRIARIAHEYLDIVAGLRTPTASSALKGHMFKITRPALTIHTDLRPVLGKARSDEEAEGEARVVEYRAFVHELERRLKDDEAKAEYYERQQGVPRYYVTPAHLQDAHDRTTRPEYIPHWYLQPYFRPPLNPPKEKGEQSKEGDATSKQEPVASSTEAAADAPSAPHASEPPSKKSKVAV from the coding sequence ATGAGCACAAACAGCACACAGCATACGGATATCCCCACGCTCGACTCGTTTCCAGAGACGGGCGTGCCGAAGCACGCGAAACTCGGGGGCTACGAGCTGTACAGGAGCCTCGGCTCGCcccagcgcatcgtcgcacCGATGGTCGACCAGTCGGAGCTGGCATGGCGCGTACTCAGCCGTCGGTATGGCTCGCAGCTCGTGTATACCCCCATGATCAACGCCAAGGTGTACGTCCAAAAAAACAAAGGTGCACACCGCGTCCGGGAGGCGTACTTTAACCAGGCGCTGAACGAAGAAGGGGCGCACACACTCAAGCTCGGCGAAAATTCCGACTCGGACCGGCCGCTGATTGTGCAGTTCTGCGCAAACGacccggcggcgctgctcgaggcggcgcagagcGTGCAGGACAAGTgcgacgccgtcgacctGAACCTCGGCTGCCCTCAGCAGATTGCCAAGCGCGGCCACTTTGGTGCATTTCTGCAGGAGGACTGGCACCTGATCTTTTCACTGATCAACACGCTGCACCGTGAGCTCAAGGTTCCCGTCACGGCCAAGTTTCGTGTATACGACTCGCTGGAAAAGACGCTGGCGTACGCCAAAATGATTGAGCGTGCCGGGGCGCAGATGGTCACGGTGCACGGCCGCACACGCGAGATGAAAGGACACAAGACCGGCCTCGCAGACTGGGCCAAGATCAAGGCGGTAAAAGAGGCACTGTCTGTGCCTGTCTTTGCGAACGGCAACATGCTCTTTCCCCAGGACTGGCGCGACTGTATCGCATTTACGGGGTGCGACGGCGTGATGAGTGCCGAGGGAAACCTGTACAATCCGACGCTTTTTCACGACCTAGAGCCCGACCTCGCGTCGCTGGCCGTACAGGGCAAGGACCACTCAGCGTTTGACGCGctccgcatcgcgcgcatcgcacaCGAATACCTCGACATTGTCGCGggcctgcgcacgccgaccgcaagcagcgcgctcAAAGGGCACATGTTTAAAATTACACGCCCTGCACTCACAATCCATACCGACCTCCGCCcggtgctcggcaaagcacgcagcgacgaagaggcagaaggcgaggcgcgcgtcgtcgagtaCCGCGCGTTTGTACACGAGCTCGAACGCCGCCTGAAAGAcgacgaggccaaggcAGAGTACTACGAGCGCCAGCAAGGCGTACCGCGGTACTATGTCACGCCTGCGCACCTCCAGGACGCACACGAccggacgacgcgcccggAATACATTCCGCACTGGTACCTGCAGCCCTACTTCCGCCCTCCGCTGAACCCCCCGAAGGAAAAAGGGGAGCAGTCCAAGGAGGGAGATGCTACGTCAAAGCAGGAGCCCGTGGCGTCGTCtaccgaggcggcggccgacgcgcccagcgcaccgcacgccTCGGAGCCGCCGTCCAAAAAATCCAAAGTAGCTGTATAG
- a CDS encoding uncharacterized protein (EggNog:ENOG503P42H; COG:S), with the protein MSEAHGAPMEERPLSTRLEEAETLKTLGNDQYGKKNYSVAITHYIDAISRLPARIDDGQGQEGEEEEGNEGGDQGGASSVSKTEDAEASTSTTDAPPKSTEPTRTITLEEHLLSDETIQLRVKLYANLAACHLKLEQYDDTIKASTEVLAEEPNNVKALHRRAVAHEKLGGWAHLNSSLEDYKRLEKLDHEGYVPTAFQPELKASLARLPPLVAAEGEREKTEMMGKLKTLGNNVLGYFGLSTDNFQMQQQKDGGYSLNFVK; encoded by the exons ATGAGCgaagcgcacggcgcaccgaTGGAAGAGCGGCCGCTCTCGACGCGTCTCGAGGAGGCCGAAACGCTCAAGACGCTCGGCAATGACCAGTATGGCAAGAAGAACTACTCGGTCGCGATTACGCACTATATCGATGCGATTTCGCGCTTGCCTGCGCGTATCGATGATGGCCAAGGCCAGGAGGgcgaagaggaggagggcAACGAGGGTGGCGAccaaggcggcgcgtcgtcggtgtCCAAGACCGAGGACGCCGAAGCATCTACATCTACGACGGATGCACCGCCCAAATCCACCGAGCCTACGCGCACTATCACGCTCGAAGAGCACCTCCTCTCGGACGAGACGATTCAGCTGCGCGTCAAGCTCTATGCGAACCTTGCTGCGTGCCATCTCAAGCTC GAACAATATGACGACACCATCAAAGCAAGCACCGAAG TCCTGGCCGAAGAGCCCAACAATGTCAAGGCGTTGCATCGCCGTGCGGTCGCACATGAAAAGCTCGGCGGCTGGGCGCACCTGAACTCGTCGCTCGAAG ACTACAAGCGCCTTGAGAAGCTCGACCACGAAGGCTACGTCCCCACCGCCTTCCAGCCCGAGCTGAAagcgtcgctcgcgcgcctgccccctctcgtcgccgccgaagGCGAGCGGGAAAAGACAGAGATGATGGGCAAGCTCAAGACGCTCGGCAACAATGTGCTGGGCTACTTTGGCCTGTCGACCGACAACTTCCAGATGCAGCAGCAAAAAGACGGGGGATACTCGTTGAATTTTGTCAAGTAG
- the RPT6 gene encoding 26S proteasome regulatory subunit 8 (COG:O; EggNog:ENOG503NV58) — translation MAAVAHSEVAVAPSKTNGVNSEESRAQTPGIQSFLQTKTQAYERQISEKAQNLRRLEAQRNALNARVRLIREELQLLQEPESYVGEVVKVMGKKKVLVKVQPEGKYVVGVAPGIDVAELKPSLRVALRSDSYTLHKILPNKIDPLVSLMMVEKVPDSTYEMVGGLERQIKEIKEVIELPVKHPELFESLGIAQPKGVLLYGPPGTGKTLLARAVAHHTDCKFIRVSGSELVQKYIGEGSRMVRELFVMAREHAPSIIFMDEIDSIGSSRGDGGGGGGDSEVQRTMLELLNQLDGFEGTQNIKVIMATNRIDILDSALLRPGRIDRKIEFPPPGPEARVSILRIHSRKMSLQRGINLRSLAEKMGQCSGAEVRGICTEAGMYALRERRQHVSQEDFELAVAKVLKRHTDGSTSVNKLFT, via the coding sequence ATGGCAGCCGTCGCCCACAGCGAGgtggccgtcgcgccgtccAAGACGAATGGAGTGAATAGCGAAGAGTCGCGCGCACAGACGCCCGGCATCCAGTCGTTCCTACAGACTAAGACGCAGGCGTACGAGCGCCAGATCAGCGAGAAAGCGCAAAACCTCCGCCGCCtggaggcgcagcgcaatgcgctcaatgcgcgtgtgcgcctgatccgcgaggagctccaGCTGCTCCAGGAGCCCGAGTcgtacgtcggcgaggtcgtcAAGGTGATGGGCAAGAAAAAGGTGCTGGTCAAGGTCCAGCCCGAAGGCAAGTATGTTGTCGGCGTTGCGCCCGGCATCGACGTCGCGGAGCTGAAGCCGTCGTTGCGtgtggcgctgcgctcggacTCGTACACGCTGCACAAGATCCTGCCGAACAAGATCGACCCGCTCGTGTCGCTCATGATGGTCGAAAAGGTGCCGGACAGCACCTACGAGATGGTCGGCGGTCTCGAACGCCAAATTAAAGAGATTAAGGAGGTGATTGAGCTTCCGGTGAAGCACCCTGAGCTGTTCGAGAGCCTGGGTATCGCGCAGCCCAAGGGCGTGCTGCTGTACGGGCCGCCGGGCACCGGCAagacgctcctcgcgcgtgccgtcgcgcaTCATACCGACTGCAAGTTTATCCGTGTGAGCGGCAGCGAACTGGTGCAAAAGTATATCGGTGAGGGCTCGCGCATGGTGCGTGAGCTGTTCGTCATGGCGCGTGAGCACGCCCCATCGATCATCTTTATGGACGAAATCGACTCGatcggctcgtcgcgtggcgatggcggcggtggcggcggcgactccgaggtgcagcgcactatgctcgagctcctgaATCAGCTCGACGGTTTCGAGGGCACGCAAAACATCAAGGTCATTATGGCGACCAACCGTATCGATATCCTCGACAGCGCCCTCCTGCGCCCCGGCCGCATCGACCGCAAGATCGAGTTTCCCCCGCCAGGACCCGAGGCGCGTGTGTCGATTCTGCGCATCCACTCGCGCAAGATgtcgctgcagcgcggcatcAACCTGCGCTCCCTCGCCGAAAAGATGGGACAGTGCTCGGGCGCCGAAGTGCGCGGTATTTGTACAGAGGCGGGTATgtatgcgctgcgcgagcggcggcagcaCGTGTCCCAGGAGGACTTTGAGCTGGCCGTCGCCAAGGTGCTCAAGCGCCACACGGacggctcgacgagcgtgaACAAGCTCTTTACATAG
- the ELP4 gene encoding Elongator subunit elp4 (COG:B; COG:K; EggNog:ENOG503NVWH) has protein sequence MSAFQRRTPGGGAAPAHGVRAASYSAPVPLMSTGIAALDDILCGGGILAGSVLLLVPCAETGTGAAPMLGAPAVRDTAQAAFDAMGVAAAEPYTDLFLAYSAAQGIASQHVTVVIGPSSDHFLKHLMGRATEADDEKEVDTEAMQRMKIAWRYDQLQRVDAPLQERKEAFCTVFDLTKRIPREELEKAQHAGLLHTSSLDTGTLDAAWPAVERGVAKCKEIASEGKRAPALRILLRDFGSPDWGSGALVPFLLRLRTLARTLSMPTTGTPIPCIVNAALSSHLACAQSGANLLHRLMHLGDGCIGLTSFAASAGLRDVFPDSTGALRVFKTPAIGTLTNPSLRASVLRGMGAGTAQSAARSEGGAGGGENNLAFKVRRKRLVIDTLHLDIEGGVSERRTKPKEGVGLTQKGARPAETTAPPAPVVEVTTEPSTAPAAAPPAAPAAAPAAAPAPRLPHFGGLASLRERGLQARADARPSKQDYEF, from the exons ATGTCGGCCTTTCAGCGGCGGACGCCGGGGGGtggggcggcgccggcgcacggcgtgcgcgcggcgtcgtacagcgcgccggtgccgctgATGTCGACAGGCATTGCGGCACTGGACGATATTctgtgcggcggcggaatCCTCGCGGGTTcggtgctgctgctcgtgccgtgcgccgagACTGGgacgggcgccgcgccgatgctcggcgcgccggccgtgcgcgacacggcgcaggctgcgTTTGACGCAAtgggcgtcgcggccgcagAGCCGTATACAGACCTATTCCTGGCCTActccgcggcgcagggcaTTGCGTCGCAGCATGTGACGGTCGTCATAGGGCCGAGCTCGGACCACTTTCTCAAGCACCTCATGGGCCgcgcgaccgaggcggacgacgagAAAGAGGTCGATACGGAAgcgatgcagcgcatgAAGATTGCATGGCGCTACgaccagctgcagcgcgtcgacgcacCGCTCCAGGAGCGGAAAGAGG CTTTTTGCACCGTATTTGACCTGACGAAGCGGATACCCAGGGAGGAGCTCGAAAAGGCACAGCACGCAGGGCTCCTCCATACTtcgtcgctcgacacggGCACGCTGGACGCTGCATGgccggcggtcgagcgcggcgtcgccaaGTGCAAGGAAATTGCGTCCGAAGGAAAGCGTGCaccggcgctgcgcatcctCCTGCGCGACTTTGGGTCGCCCGACTGGGGAAGTGGCGCGCTTGTGCCGTTcttgctgcgcctgcgcacaCTCGCACGGACGCTGTCGATGCCGAcgaccggcacgccgatTCCGTGCATCGTCaacgcggcgctctcgtCGCACCTCGCATGCGCACAGAGCGGTGCAAATCTCTTGCACCGGCTCatgcacctcggcgacgggTGCATTGGCCTCACGTCGTTtgcggcctcggccggcCTCCGCGACGTATTTCCCGATAGCACGGGCGCCCTGCGTGTATTCAAGACGCCGGCTATCGGGACACTGACGAATCCGTCGTTGCGCGCAtcggtgctgcgcggcatgggcgcaggcaccgcacagagcgcggcgcggagcgaaggcggcgcaggcggtggCGAAAACAACCTCGCGTTcaaggtgcgccgcaagcgcctcgtgATTGATACGCTCCATCTAGACATTGAAGGCGGCGTGAGCGAGCGGCGGACCAAGCCAAAGGAAGGCGTGGGCCTGACCCAAaaaggcgcgcggcccgcCGAGaccacggcgccgccggcgccggtcgtCGAAGTGACGACCGAGCCTAGCACAGCGcctgccgcagcgccccctgcggcgcctgccgcggcgcccgccgcggcgccggcgccccgCCTTCCCCACTTTGGCGGCCTCGCGAGCCTGCgtgagcgcggcctgcaAGCACgcgcggatgcgcgccCGAGTAAACAGGACTATGAGTTTTAA
- the ORC4 gene encoding origin recognition complex subunit 4 (SECRETED:SignalP(1-24); COG:L; BUSCO:EOG092630MJ; EggNog:ENOG503NYTH), giving the protein MTWEAARSAALRLLATALPDAADAQPYAGQECIGLEEPWAQLYALLHGTVDAQEGNSCLVLGEHGCGKSLVRRRAHQIVQSVFRRVRKECVDRGAPPPLLVSLSGLLHPTDRQCLAELAKQLMEQGALGQQETSALDSMLAEDMADADGMDLPELDSAVVLSDDDEPRPEPVVESGPSEAVANAILSTMATTLSHILTLLSRTPHDTQQLQRPLVILLDGFEQFAQRPRQALLYCLLDAVQAGSYGPGLAVVGMTTRVDASDALEKRVKSRFSHRIVHVHPPSMDQYVLIARTALRGGYGPPRDAAWAENVERLVQDPKFRAFLQGMHELSQDVRLLYQAMTIPVAAADAPALSPDAFLASATSQRRDTQTAQLLELTEPEMAVLIAARHLQLRDKEPFTLEMCFHELRQFVQRVQRDLTSASTQNKHSVVMVGLEALAAREPILQAFTTLLALELLVPEPARLSLALPAGAATRTGPATNAYGTLPSATVIPEFLPVSTAVSGRAILSAATDPRRTEALSSVLVKWAESTGV; this is encoded by the exons ATGACGTGGGAAGCagcgcggagcgccgcgctgcgcctgcttgCGACGGCACTGCCAGACGCGGCGGACGCACAGCCGTATGCTGGCCAGGAGTGTatcggcctcgaggagccGTGGGCGCAGCTTTACGCGTTGCTCCACGGCACGGTCGACGCCCAGGAAGGAAATAGCTGCCTCGTGCTTGGCGAGCATGGGTGTGGAAAGAGCTTGGTACGTCGTCGTGCTCACCAGATTGTGCAATCCGTGTTCCGGCGCGTGCGTAAAGAGTGTGTAGaccgtggcgcgccgccgccgctgctcgtgtCGCTTTCAGGCCTGCTGCACCCGACGGACCGGCAGtgccttgccgagctcgcaAAGCAACTCATGGAGCAAGGGGCGCTGGGCCAGCAAGAGACCTCGGCACTCGACTCGATGCTCGCAGAAGATAtggccgacgcggacgGCATGGACCtgcccgagctcgacagtgccgtcgtcctctcggacgacgacgagccgcggccTGAGCCGGTCGTCGAGAGCGGCCccagcgaggcggtcgccaACGCGATCCTGTCGACCATGGCAACGACACTGTCTCATATCCTTACGCTCCTGTcccgcacgccgcacgatacccagcagctgcagcggccGCTCGTGATCCTTTTGGACGGCTTTGAGCAGTTTGCACAGCggccgcggcaggcgctgctgtaCTGCCTGCTTGATGCGGTGCAGGCCGGCAGCTACGGCCCCGgcctcgcggtcgtcggcaTGACGACGCGTGTCGATGCAAGTGACGCGCTCGAAAAGCGTGTCAAGAGCCGATTCTCGCACCGCATCGTGCATGTGCATCCCCCGTCGATGGACCAGTATGTGCTGAttgcgcgcacggcgctgcgcggtgGATACGGGCccccgcgcgacgcggcatGGGCAGAAAACGtcgag cgcctcgtccaagACCCCAAGTTTCGTGCGTTTCTCCAGGGCATGCACGAGCTGTcgcaggacgtgcgcctctTGTACCAGGCCATG ACGATCCCTGTTGCGGCCGCTGACGCCCCTGCTCTCTCCCCGGACGCGTTCctcgcctcggccacgtcgcagcgccgcgacacacagaccgcgcagctcctcgagctgacCGAGCCGGAAATGGCCGTGCTcatcgccgcgcggcacctgcagctgcgcgacaaggAGCCGTTCACGCTCGAAATGTGCTtccacgagctgcgccaaTTTGTGCAGCGTGTCCAGCGCGATCTGACCAGTGCCTCGACACAGAACAAGCACTCGGTCGTGAtggtcggcctcgaggcgctggccgcgcgcgagccgatCCTCCAAGCGTTTACGACACTCCTTGCACTCGAGCTCTTGGTGCCCGAGCCCGCGCGCCTCTCGCTCGCTCtgccggccggcgcagcgacacgcACCGGCCCGGCGACGAATGCGTacggcacgctgccgagcgcgaccgtCATTCCCGAGTTTCTACCTGTATCTACCGCCGTGTCGGGCCGCGCGATCCTCTCAGCCGCCACGGATCCAAGGCGCACCGAGGCACTGAGCTCGGTGCTGGTCAAGTGGGCCGAGTCGACCGGCGTCTAA
- the GCD7 gene encoding GCD complex subunit gcd7 (BUSCO:EOG09264MGU; COG:J; EggNog:ENOG503NUHV), producing the protein MLSQCDAPFFDVHLADAGAHAEFALQVLHAGVLTHVQHAPLRLEAPGAAMDALLGALRQVLATGSSAYTLLLAYEIVLQLGERNANAYRWLMYAQDGRCLLPGLVRRLMHNVWAGHYAGQSKAALGEGESRAPALPLPGAAHKRTQPHTVDGRISRQSLEVWLQHKALALLYELFCTVRLRLAELRCMSESFITHLFEQAEATREHDDEALGMLVTQVLLALNEQYMIAAQTPDERPLSFSVLDVIRERAYATRTFAENLVFMLNRTPGADADGCRFHILVLKLLDALFAMPETASYFYMNDLKVLVDIFLRHITDLGEERELLRQVYLRVFPALLTQTQLCTVAYKRDEIRALLAAIVRHADWSGTAPRTLALAQNCLQCEWCVDAHATPIVAPIGGGAPHAQDLVREQTAKGPLFHAETSDEAIHTLLALGQMQAAAAAQGAGDATPVWPPPLPEPVESVLELDVLTLEQVASGRTSPPSSTSSAPGRRRAPPPPRPRRSAESSPRTSVESPALPPRLRSDSIETLPVRRPPPGVPARASHSTPDLALEEPSPEKHGLFSLLRMRHKGHRRLAPPPADPPPRRRAAPRPPYGKLEDVVRDRSSQLAVKEFAMQLRRQQIAGTKAVAETTAKTIRAVVSSAKYRRLEELVQMIRTVGRYLQDSLKSEPVIGNVTRRILFLLREEAKAAAHMDEPPATAQAAKAHPHPSVAQSLAALSLSPAAPSSPATSMHTARPSLGGRSFSIADLVLSGANATPRGGSPNMDQSVDDLLDASPLRNVVHAGELSDDSDDSDEPPGQSTHAYQLKPLLIQAIQELIDEIETVDTNISKDARDHIHSGEVILTVGNSSTVRNFLRSAAKHRKFITVVPESAPGFSGHELARSLSAAGLSVLLVPDSNLYALMPRVSKVLLGARCVLANGGILAAIGAKAVAMAAREHSTPIVALAGVYRISPDWTWVGPERLTGGNQGPVSQVVNYATSSRLAEEAEIANPLTRRPMCTA; encoded by the exons ATGTTGAGCcagtgcgacgcgccaTTTTTTG ACGTGCACCTTGCCGATGCgggtgcgcacgccgagttTGCGCTGCAGGTGCTGCACGCAGGTGTGCTTACACACGTCCAGCATGCCCCGCTGCGTCTGGAagcgcctggcgcggcgatggacgcactcctcggcgcgctgcgccaagTGCTGGCGAcgggctcgtcggcgtATACCCTGCTGCTGGCGTACGAGATTGTgctccagctcggcgagcgcaatgCGAATGCGTACCGCTGGCTGATGTATGCACAGGATGGGCGGTGCCTGCTGCCCGGtctcgtgcggcgcctcaTGCACAACGTGTGGGCGGGCCACTATGCGGGCCAGAgcaaggcggcgctgggcgaAGGCGAGAGCCGTGCGCCCGCGCTCCCCTTGCCCGGAGCCGCGCACAAACGCACGCAGCCACATACCGTCGACGGGCGCATCTCGCGGCAGAGCCTCGAAGTGTGGCTGCAGCAcaaggcgcttgcgcttctcTATGAGCTCTTTTGCaccgtgcgcctgcgcctcgcagAGCTGC GATGTATGAGCGAGTCCTTCATCACACACCTCTttgagcaggccgaggcgacgcgcgaacacgacgacgaggcgctcggcatgctCGTCACGCAGGTGCTCCTTGCCCTGAACGAGCAGTACATGATCGCCGCGCAGACGCCCGACGAGCGTCCGCTCTCGTTTAGTGTGCTCGACGTGATCCGCGAGCGGGCGTACGCGACACGGACCTTTGCCGAGAACCTCGTCTTTATGCTGAACcgcacgcccggcgccgacgcggacggCTGCCGCTTCCATATCCTCGTGCTCAagctgctcgatgcgctttTTGCGATGCCAGAAACGGCTAGCTACTTTTACATGAACGACCTCAAAGTGCTCGTCGACATCTTCCTGCGGCACATTaccgacctcggcgaggagcgcgagcttctGCGCCAGGTGTACCTCCGTGTCTTTCCCGCGCTCCTTACACAGACGCAGCTGTGCACCGTTGCGTACAAGCGCGACGAGatccgcgcgctcctcgcggcgatcgtgcgccacgccgaCTGGAGCGGCACCGCGCCACGTACGCTCGCCCTAGCCCAAAACTGCCTCCAGTGCGAGTGGTGCGTTGACGCACACGCCACGCCGATCGTGGcgccgatcggcggcggcgcgccacacgcgcaggacctcgtgcgcgagcagacGGCCAAAGGGCCGCTCTTTCACGCAGAgacgagcgacgaggccaTCCATACcctcctggcgctcggaCAGATGCAGGCAGCGGCCGCTGCACAAGGtgccggcgacgcgacgcccgtctggccgccgccgctcccAGAGCCGGTCGAgtcggtgctcgagctcgacgtgctcacgctcgagcaggtcgcgagcggacgcacgtcgccaccgagcagcacgtcgtccgcaccgggccgccggcgtgcgccgcccccgccccggccgcgccgcagcgccgagtcgAGCCCGCGGACGAGCGTTGAGTcgcccgcgctgccgccgcgcctccGCTCGGACAGCATCGAGACGCtcccggtgcgccgccccccGCCGGGCGTGCCTGCACGCGCATCGCACTCGACGCCcgacctggcgctcgaggagcccTCGCCAGAAAAGCACGGCCTCTTTTCCCTGCTGCGCATGCGACACAAAGGccaccggcgcctcgccccgCCCCCGGCGGATCCTccacctcgccgccgcgccgcgccgcggccgcct TACGGCAAGCTGGAGGATGTGGTGCGCGACCGCTCctcgcagctcgccgtgAAAGAGTTTGCGATgcagctgcggcggcagcaGATCGCAGGCACCAaggccgtcgccgagacgACCGCGAAAACCATCCGTGCCGTGGTGAGCTCGGCCAAGTACCGCcggctcgaggagctggtgCAGATGATCCGCACGGTCGGGCGGTACCTGCAGGACTCGCTCAAGTCCGAGCCGGTCATTGGCAACGtcacgcgccgcatcctCTTTTTGCTGCGCgaagaggccaaggcggcggcgcacatggacgagccgccggcgacggcgcaggccgccaAGGCGCACCCGCACCCCAGCGTCGCGCAgtcgcttgcggcgctgtcGCTTtcgcctgccgcgccgtcgtcgccggcgacgtcgaTGCACACCGCGCGcccgtcgctcggcggccgttCGTTTTCCATCGCAGACCTCGTGCTGAGCGGCGCgaacgcgacgccgcggggCGGCTCGCCGAATATGGACCAGTCGGTAGACGATCTGCTGGAtgcgtcgccgctgcgcaacgtcgtgcacgccggcgagctgtcggacgactcggacgattcggacgagccgccggGGCAGTCGACGCATGCGTACCAGCTCAAGCCGCTGCTCATCCAGGCGATCCAGGAGCTGATTGACGAGATCGAGACGGTCGATACGAATATCTCCAAGGATGCGCGCGACCATATCCACTCGGGCGAGGTGATCCTCACCGTGGGCAACTCGTCGACGGTGCGCAACTTTttgcggagcgccgccaaGCACCGCAAGTTTATCACGGTCGTGCCAGAGAGCGCGCCCGGCTTTTCCGGCCACGAGCTTGCGCGCTCGctgtcggcggcgggcctTTCCGTGCTCCTTGTGCCGGACTCGAACCTGTACGCGCTCAtgccgcgcgtctcgaaagtgctgctcggcgcgcggtgcgtgctGGCGAACGGCGGCATCCTCGCCGCGATCGGCGCCAAGGCTGTGGCgatggccgcgcgcgagcactCGACGCCGATCGTCGCACTCGCGGGCGTGTACCGCATCTCGCCCGACTGGACGTGGGTCGGCCCCGAGCGCCTGACCGGGGGCAACCAGGGGCCCGTGTCGCAGGTGGTGAACTACgcgacgtcgtcgcgcctcgcggaagAGGCCGAGATCGCGAATCCGCT CACCCGCCGTCCTATGTGTACCGCCTGA
- a CDS encoding low-specificity L-threonine aldolase (COG:E; EggNog:ENOG503NWDM): protein MATPALRHSVTLAIPCPTKETAEILQQVIGVDKELRPHDVQKSVEVREEEQGAVLHMTMRATTLRHLRLALNAFLEDSALIVRTMGAFQKNDTPLPTSDAPLEQGAVGLAG from the exons AtggcgacgccggcgctgcggcacaGCGT GACGCTCGCGATTCCGTGCCCTACAAAAGAGACTGCCGAGATCTTGCAGCAGGTGATTGGCGTCGACAAGGAGCTGCGGCCACACGACGTGCAGAAGAGTGTCGAGGTCAGGGAGGAGGAGCAGGGCGCAGTCTTGCACAT GACcatgcgcgcgacgacgctgcGGCATCTCCGGCTTGCACTGAATGCGTTCCTCGAGGACTCGGCATTGATTGTGCGCACCATGGGTGCATTCCAAAAGAACGATACACCCCTGCCTAcgagcgatgcgccgctcgagcagggTGCTGTTGGTCTGGCAGGGTAG
- a CDS encoding uncharacterized protein (EggNog:ENOG503P8ZM; COG:S) codes for MMERQDSAASRSRRAPPQAPNHPAHATVDPLATKYPTQAAALFQTFVDLHYAASWRDMHVFDIVRDENSDTQVFGAHGWALLYGIAPNSDTPQAVLPMSVEQSFDTAMFSSVFAHLPPGVATTHILLAMLSNDSTVVYYKLSSGLVKPVN; via the exons ATGATGGAGCGCCAGGAtagcgccgcgtcgcggtcacggcgcgcgcccccCCAAGCGCCCAACCATCCTGCACACGCCACTGTTGATCCACTCGCTACGAAATACCCCACGCAGGCCGCTGCGCTCTTTCAAACGTTCGTCGACCTGCACTATGCCGCGTCGTGGCGCGATATGCACGTCTTTGATATTGTGCGTGACGAGAATAGCGACACCCAAGTCtttggcgcgcacggctgGGCGCTCCTCTATGGCATCGCACCGAATTCCGAC ACCCCCCAAGCCGTGCTCCCCATGTCCGTCGAGCAGTCGTTCGACACGGCAATGTTTTCGTCCGTCTTTGCCCACCTTCCCCCGGGCGTTGCGACGACACATATTCTCCTCGCAATGCTCTCGAATGACTCCACGGTCGTGTACTATAAGCTGTCGAGTGGCCTGGTCAAGCCTGTGAACTAG